The following are from one region of the Yoonia sp. R2331 genome:
- a CDS encoding Crp/Fnr family transcriptional regulator, which produces MTDAVPFMNDLPAQAAARLRDILHSSVVRRGDVLVDQGDPAPDELLLQSGFAVSQIIDQEGRYTCTGLYAGPQIITPQIARARNGVSMVTIEMLSDGVVARINADALQALMVADADVRDWGNAALRADLIARVAREWTLAALPAIERLAWLRQTYPQAEAQFPHHLIAGFLGMTPVTFSRVRRANS; this is translated from the coding sequence ATGACAGATGCCGTGCCATTTATGAACGATCTGCCAGCGCAGGCCGCAGCCAGACTACGCGACATTCTGCACAGCAGCGTCGTGCGGCGGGGGGATGTGCTGGTGGATCAGGGCGATCCCGCACCAGACGAGCTTTTGTTGCAGTCTGGTTTCGCCGTTTCGCAAATCATCGATCAAGAGGGGCGGTACACCTGCACCGGGCTATATGCCGGGCCGCAGATCATCACGCCGCAAATCGCGCGCGCCAGGAACGGCGTGTCGATGGTAACGATCGAGATGTTGTCGGATGGCGTTGTTGCGCGGATCAATGCGGACGCGCTGCAAGCACTGATGGTGGCTGACGCCGATGTCCGAGACTGGGGCAACGCAGCATTGCGGGCCGACCTGATTGCGCGGGTAGCGCGAGAATGGACCTTGGCGGCGCTGCCTGCAATCGAACGTCTGGCATGGCTCAGGCAGACTTATCCGCAAGCAGAGGCGCAGTTTCCGCACCATCTGATCGCGGGATTTCTTGGTATGACGCCGGTCACTTTCAGTCGCGTCCGGCGTGCCAACAGTTAG